DNA from Acropora muricata isolate sample 2 unplaced genomic scaffold, ASM3666990v1 scaffold_25, whole genome shotgun sequence:
gcNNNNNNNNNNNNNNNNNNNNNNNNNNNNNNNNNNNNNNNNNNNNNNNNNNNNNNNNNNNNNNNNNNNNNNNNNaatggcccacgccagccagagtgctgcacggctcctgcacagaagatatggtggtgctattgcagacccgactgccttgcccagaatgccagcctgcaagtgcaacaacacaacagcaagccttcccttctgacggcagtggtcactgctccctgtgttgctcgacagccaccaaccaaacaactagacaagtaaccctctctttcaattccccttataagagagcaaattttcgcgatgatttccttgtctacgaccataccacagggaaaacaccggttctcgtccgatcaccgaagttaagctctgtcgggcggggttagtacttggatgggtgaccgcctgggaataccccgtgtcgtaggcttccttgttttgtcccctgccatcacccgacatttaactattacacaacgataactcactgtattaactcattttacttgtagaacatttttttccgacgtgcaagcaagcaagcaagcgagcaagcaagcaagcaagcaagcaagcaagcaagcgccagttgtttctcaaatcaaatctcctttttgcagtcacttgcaatggcgcgcgcgctagcgtgataactgcgcgtgctgttcaattccattaacgtttgacatttgtgacatcaaaaacacaattctccagccaacgcaaagcacagacaagacaaataaaacacattcaaagtccacagaacactgcaatggagtgtccgtggcaatggcagacacacacacacaacaaagaagagtgtcacaacctaatcttttgcatgtcacgtaaccaagcttgtcttcctttcaagagggacacagacagaattatacgctcacatagaacccatttgcaacaaacgttaacgacacaaaaccttcaaattgcaaattgttcctgccggcaggccacgcacaaacggcctgcctgcttaactaacatgatcggtgggaggagaacacttcaaacatatatcgctactataaagcatcactacttactatttgaagactctatcgtttctttatctcgtagagaaaatacaatgaccacggattagttacattcttcctcctcgtgtacgcaacaaaatcaagccagtcagcttcctcctctctgcaacataaacaacatggaacatcaaacaccactgactcagcacagcacagcacagcacagcacagcacagcacagcacagcacagcacagctcaactgcaacagcaccagccgcggtgcatccaaatcacacaaaacaaacaggttagctagctagcgagaaagaggcggggactagcgcgaacgcaggtccccactaccagaattatacgctcgagttacccacatttggggtaatcgcaagggtcaacccgatcgaagtgcaatgaaagggcctcaccttgagaggactgcctccttgatcacagtgcctcccgcgtcaggtaagtatgaacttttctgacgcagcctgccaccgcattacggagcttgcgcgctgatcccttgtggtgcttccttgtccgtcctccgtcacttgctcaactcacagccggccgtgtctgtctgtgtgtctgtggaaacaacaacaagccacaaggttagggaagataacggtcaagctcttttcaattgattgtttcttccccagagggaagtgggccgcgctcggaggtagtgctataccgaggcaacccgtggctgggacgaggcaagcctcttttccacagcccggttccaaaaatcagtttaatatatgagctgctcaatgagcagcNNNNNNNNNNNNNNNNNNNNNNNNNNNNNNNNNNNNNNNNNNNNNNNNNNNNNNNNNNNNNNNNNNNNNNNNNaatggcccacgccagccagagtgctgcacggctcctgcacagaagatatggtggtgctattgcagacccgactgccttgcccagaatgccagcctgcaagtgcaacacaacaacagcaagccttcccttctgacggcagtggtcactgctccctgtgttgctcgacagccaccaaccaaacaactagacaagtaaccctctcttttcaattccccttataagagagcaaattttcgcgatgatttccttgtctacgaccataccacagggaaaacaccggttctcgtccgatcaccgaagttaagctctgtcgggcggggttagtacttggatgggtgaccgcctgggaataccccgtgtcgtaggcttccttgttttgtcccctgccatcacccgacatttaactattacacaacgataactcactgtattaactcattttacttgtagaacatttttttccgacgtgcaagcaagcaagcaagcgagcaagcaagcaagcaagcaagcaagcaagcaagcgccagttgtttctcaaatcaaatctcctttttgcagtcacttgcaatggcgcgcgcgctagcgtgataactgcgcgtgctgttcaattccattaacgtttgacatttgtgacatcaaaaacacaattctccagccaacgcaaagcacagacaagacaaataaaacacattcaaagtccacagaacactgcaatggagtgtccgtggcaatggcagacacacacacacaacaaagaagagtgtcacaacctaatcttttgcatgtcacgtaaccaagcttgtcttcctttcaagagggacacagacagaattatacgctcacatagaacccatttgcaacaaacgttaacgacacaaaaccttcaaattgcaaattgttcctgccggcaggccacgcacaaacggcctgcctgcttaactaacatgatcggtgggaggagaacacttcaaacatatatcgctactataaagcatcactacttactatttgaagactctatcgtttctttatctcgtagagaaaatacaatgaccacggattagttacattcttcctcctcgtgtacgcaacaaaatcaagccagtcagcttcctcctctctgcaacataaacaacatggaacatcaaacaccactgactcagcacagcacagcacagcacagcacagcacagcacagcacagcacagcacagctcaactgcaacagcaccagccgcggtgcatccaaatcacacaaaacaaacaggttagctagctagcgagaaagaggcggggactagcgcgaacgcaggtccccactaccagaaattatacgctcgagttacccacatttggggtaatcgcaagggtcaacccgatcgaagtgcaatgaaagggcctcaccttgagaggactgcctccttgatcacagtgcctcccgcgtcaggtaagtatgaacttttctgacgcagcctgccaccgcattacggagcttgcgcgctgatcccttgtggtgcttccttgtccgtcctccgtcacttgctcaactcacagccggccgtgtctgtctgtgtgtctgtggaaacaacaacaagccacaaggttagggaagataacggtcaagctcttttcaattgattgtttcttccccagagggaagtgggccgcgctcggaggtagtgctataccgaggcaacccgtggctgggacgaggcaagcctcttttccacagcccggttccaaaaatcagtttaatatatgagctgctcaatgagcagcNNNNNNNNNNNNNNNNNNNNNNNNNNNNNNNNNNNNNNNNNNNNNNNNNNNNNNNNNNNNNNNNNNNNNNNNNaatggcccacgccagccagagtgctgcacggctcctgcacagaagatatggtggtgctattgcagacccgactgccttgcccagaatgccagcctgcaagtgcaacaacacaacagcaagccttcccttctgacggcagtggtcactgctccctgtgttgctcgacagccaccaaccaaacaactagacaagtaaccctctctttcaattccccttataagagagcaaattttcgcgatgatttccttgtctacgaccataccacagggaaaacaccggttctcgtccgatcaccgaagttaagctctgtcgggcggggttagtacttggatgggtgaccgcctgggaataccccgtgtcgtaggcttccttgttttgtcccctgccatcacccgacatttaactattacacaacgataactcactgtattaactcattttacttgtagaacatttttttccgacgtgcaagcaagcaagcaagcgagcaagcaagcaagcaagcaagcaagcaagcaagcgccagttgtttctcaaatcaaatctcctttttgcagtcacttgcaatggcgcgcgcgctagcgtgataactgcgcgtgctgttcaattccattaacgtttgacatttgtgacatcaaaaacacaattctccagccaacgcaaagcacagacaagacaaataaaacacattcaaagtccacagaacactgcaatggagtgtccgtggcaatggcagacacacacacacaacaaagaagagtgtcacaacctaatcttttgcatgtcacgtaaccaagcttgtcttcctttcaagagggacacagacagaattatacgctcacatagaacccatttgcaacaaacgttaacgacacaaaaccttcaaattgcaaattgttcctgccggcaggccacgcacaaacggcctgcctgcttaactaacatgatcggtgggaggagaacacttcaaacatatatcgctactataaagcatcactacttactatttgaagactctatcgtttctttatctcgtagagaaaatacaatgaccacggattagttacattcttcctcctcgtgtacgcaacaaaatcaagccagtcagcttcctcctctctgcaacataaacaacatggaacatcaaacaccactgactcagcacagcacagcacagcacagcacagcacagcacagcacagcacagcacagctcaactgcaacagcaccagccgcggtgcatccaaatcacacaaaacaaacaggttagctagctagcgagaaagaggcggggactagcgcgaacgcaggtccccactaccagaaattatacgctcgagttacccacatttggggtaatcgcaagggtcaacccgatcgaagtgcaatgaaagggcctcaccttgagaggactgcctccttgatcacagtgcctcccgcgtcaggtaagtatgaacttttctgacgcagcctgccaccgcattacggagcttgcgcgctgatcccttgtggtgcttccttgtccgtcctccgtcacttgctcaactcacagccggccgtgtctgtctgtgtgtctgtggaaacaacaacaagccacaaggttagggaagataacggtcaagctcttttcaattgattgtttcttccccagagggaagtgggccgcgctcggaggtagtgctataccgaggcaacccgtggctgggacgaggcaagcctcttttccacagcccggttccaaaaatcagtttaatatatgagctgctcaatgagcagcNNNNNNNNNNNNNNNNNNNNNNNNNNNNNNNNNNNNNNNNNNNNNNNNNNNNNNNNNNNNNNNNNNNNNNNNNaatggcccacgccagccagagtgctgcacggctcctgcacagaagatatggtggtgctattgcagacccgactgccttgcccagaatgccagcctgcaagtgcaacaacacaacagcaagccttcccttctgacggcagtggtcactgctccctgtgttgctcgacagccaccaaccaaacaactagacacgCAACCCTCTCTTTccattccccttataagagagccaCTTTTCGCGATggtttccttgtctacgaccataccataGGCAACACACCGGTtttcgttcgatccccgaagttaagctatgtcgggcggggttagtacttggatgggggaccgcctgggaataccccgtgtcgtaggcttccttgttttgtcccctgccatcacccgacatttaactattacacaacgataactcactgtattaactcattttacttgtagaacatttttttccgacgtgcaagcaagcaagcaagcgagcaagcaagcaagcaagcaagcaagcaagcaagcgccagttgtttctcaaatcaaatctcctttttgcagtcacttgcaatggcgcgcgcgctagcgtgataactgcgcgtgctgttcaattccattaacgtttgacatttgtgacatcaaaaacacaattctccagccaacgcaaagcacagacaagacaaataaaacacattcaaagtccacagaacactgcaatggagtgtccgtggcaatggcagacacacacacacaacaaagaagagtgtcacaacctaatcttttgcatgtcacgtaaccaagcttgtcttcctttcaagagggacacagacagaattatacgctcacatagaacccatttgcaacaaacgttaacgacacaaaaccttcaaattgcaaattgttcctgccggcaggccacgcacaaacggcctgcctgcttaactaacatgatcggtgggaggagaacacttcaaacatatatcgctactataaagcatcactacttactatttgaagactctatcgtttctttatctcgtagagaaaatacaatgaccacggattagttacattcttcctcctcgtgtacgcaacaaaatcaagccagtcagcttcctcctctctgcaacataaacaacatggaacatcaaacaccactgactcagcacagcacagcacagcacagcacagcacagcacagcacagcacagcacagctcaactgcaacagcaccagccgcggtgcatccaaatcacacaaaaaaaacaggttagctagctagcgagaaagaggcggggactagcgcgaacgcaggtccccactaccagaaattatacgctcgagttacccacatttggggtaatcgcaagggtcaacccgatcgaagtgcaatgaaagggcctcaccttgagaggactgcctccttgatcacagtgcctcccgcgtcaggtaagtatgaacttttctgacgcagcctgccaccgcattacggagcttgcgcgctgatcccttgtggtgcttccttgtccgtcctccgtcacttgctcaactcacagccggccgtgtctgtctgtgtgtctgtggaaacaacaacaagccacaaggttagggaagataacggtcaagctcttttcaattgattgtttcttccccagagggaagtgggccgcgctcggaggtagtgctataccgaggcaacccgtggctgggacgaggcaagcctcttttccacagcccggttccaaaaatcagtttaatatatgagctgctcaatgagcagcNNNNNNNNNNNNNNNNNNNNNNNNNNNNNNNNNNNNNNNNNNNNNNNNNNNNNNNNNNNNNNNNNNNNNNNNNaatggcccacgccagccagagtgctgcacggctcctgcacagaagatatggtggtgctattgcagacccgactgccttgcccagaatgccagcctgcaagtgcaacaacacaacagcaagccttcccttctgacggcagtggtcactgctccctgtgttgctcgacagccaccaaccaaacaactagacaagtaaccctctctttcaattccccttataagagagcaaattttcgcgatgatttccttgtctacgaccataccacagggaaaacaccggttctcgtccgatcaccgaagttaagctctgtcgggcggggttagtacttggatgggtgaccgcctgggaataccccgtgtcgtaggcttccttgttttgtcccctgccatcacccgacatttaactattacacaacgataactcactgtattaactcattttacttgtagaacatttttttcgacgtgcaagcaagcaagcaagcgagcaagcaagcaagcaagcaagcaagcaagcaagcgccagttgtttctcaaatcaaatctcctttttgcagtcacttgcaatggcgcgcgcgctagcgtgataactgcgcgtgctgttcaattccattaacgtttgacatttgtgacatcaaaaacacaattctccagccaacgcaaagcacagacaagacaaataaaacacattcaaagtccacagaacactgcaatggagtgtccgtggcaatggcagacacacacacacaacaaagaagagtgtcacaacctaatcttttgcatgtcacgtaaccaagcttgtcttcctttcaagagggacacagacagaattatacgctcacatagaacccatttgcaacaaacttaaacgacacaaaaccttcaaattgcaaattgttcctgccggcaggccacgcacaaacggcctgcctgcttaactaacatgatcggtgggaggagaacacttcaaacatatatcgctactataaagcatcactacttactatttgaagactctatcgtttctttatctcgtagagaaaatacaatgaccacggattagttacattcttcctcctcgtgtacgcaacaaaatcaagccagtcagcttcctcctctctgcaacataaacaacatggaacatcaaacaccactgactcagcacagcacagcacagcacagcacagcacagcacagcacagcacagctcaactgcaacagcaccagccgcggtgcatccaaatcacacaaaacaaacaggttagctagctagcgagaaagaggcggggactagcgcgaacgcaggtccccactaccagaaattatacgctcgagttacccacatttggggtaatcgcaagggtcaacccgatcgaagtgcaatgaaagggcctcaccttgagaggactgcctccttgatcacagtgcctcccgcgtcaggtaagtatgaacttttctgacgcagcctgccaccgcattacggagcttgcgcgctgatcccttgtggtgcttccttgtccgtcctccgtcacttgctcaactcacagccggccgtgtctgtctgtgtgtctgtggaaacaacaacaagccacaaggttagggaagataacggtcaagctcttttcaattgattgtttcttccccagagggaagtgggccgcgctcggaggtagtgctataccgaggcaacccgtggctgggacgaggcaagcctcttttccacagcccggttccaaaaatcagtttaatatatgagctgctcaatgagcagcNNNNNNNNNNNNNNNNNNNNNNNNNNNNNNNNNNNNNNNNNNNNNNNNNNNNNNNNNNNNNNNNNNNNNNNNNaatggcccacgccagccagagtgctgcacggctcctgcacagaagatatggtggtgctattgcagacccgactgccttgcccagaatgccagcctgcaagtgcaacaacacaacagcaagccttcccttctgacggcagtggtcactgctccctgtgttgctcgacagccaccaaccaaacaactagacaagtaaccctctctttcaattccccttataagagagcaaattttcgcgatgatttccttgtctacgaccataccacagggaaaacaccggttctcgtccgatcaccgaagttaagctctgtcgggcggggttagtacttggatgggtgaccgcctgggaataccccgtgtcgtaggcttccttgttttgtcccctgccatcacccgacatttaactattacacaacgataactcactgtattaactcattttacttgtagaacatttttttccgacgtgcaagcaagcaagcaagcgagcaagcaagcaagcaagcaagcaagcaagcaagcgccagttgtttctcaaatcaaatctcctttttgcagtcacttgcaatggcgcgcgcgctagcgtgataactgcgcgtgctgttcaattccattaacgtttgacatttgtgacatcaaaaacacaattctccagccaacgcaaagcacagacaagacaaataaaacacattcaaagtccacagaacactgcaatggagtgtccgtggcaatggcagacacacacacacaacaaagaagagtgtcacaacctaatcttttgcatgtcacgtaaccaagcttgtcttcctttcaagagggacacagacagaattatacgctcacatagaacccatttgcaacaaacgttaacgacacaaaaccttcaaattgcaaattgttcctgccggcaggccacgcacaaacggcctgcctgcttaactaacatgatcggtgggaggagaacacttcaaacatatatcgctactataaagcatcactacttactatttgaagactctatcgtttctttatctcgtagagaaaatacaatgaccacggattagttacattcttcctcctcgtgtacgcaacaaaatcaagccagtcagcttcctcctctctgcaacataaacaacatggaacatcaaacaccactgactcagcacagcacagcacagcacagcacagcacagcacagcacagcacagcacagctcaactgcaacagcaccagccgcggtgcatccaaatcacacaaaacaaacaggttagctagctagcgagaaagaggcggggactagcgcgaacgcaggtccccactaccagaaattatacgctcgagttacccacatttggggtaatcgcaagggtcaacccgatcgaagtgcaatgaaagggcctcaccttgagaggactgcctccttgatcacagtgcctcccgcgtcaggtaagttttttatatttaaggcgaatggctggccccccagtagggtgagtgcaatggccaccagacataccgactaatccacTTACATCAGTGGTtcgccttaaacgggggagcacctaGCTCGTCAAACGTCACCGAGGGATCGAAACCTCGCCCCTTACAAACATAAATACAGGTAAAGACGAACAGGACAAACATCGCAACAACATTAAAAGGCAGAAACACAATCCTAACAGAGAACAGAAGGACACGGTGAGTTCACCAGCATATGGCAGACCCCGGGGGatcaccagtcaaccgactaatccagcATTAGCACTGGTACGCTGTGTGTGTGAACAATTAAGGTAAGACTTAAGTAACCATTAACTAAGAAGGATAtaactaaaaataaacactgTATTACTTCAATAATAATTCCAAACTaccaaataataatcatataacGGAAATGAATCACTACTTTAAAAGATCAGAGGTGAATGAGTAACCGATCTTGCTGGAGCGAGGCGATGACACCCCTGGCACACCATTGACGAAGGAAATAACGACGACGACGGATGGAGTGGAAACGACGAAAAAACAAGGGAAGATGAAACCGGACGCGGGCACGGACACTCGCAATGAGATCGAGCGCACTTGGTGGAACATCACGAAAACGGAAATCATTGCGGGCGTGCCAAATATaaaatttacagacattaaggAGGTAGACAAAGATCCGAGGAACACAGTGGAGTTCATCGGGACTAAAACCAAAGAGGACATGACGACAAAGGAGAGACGGACACAGAGGGGAGGCTGTAACCATGAGAGACTGTAGCCACGATAAGACACTTTGTGCCAGGGGGCATGCAAAAAACAGATGTGGGAGGGTCTCTGAGGCGAGGCCACAGAGGCAGAGCGGAGGGACATTGTAACCAAAAGAAACAAGGCGGTCAGCCGTGTACAGGACCCCGTGGCCGATTTTCCAGGCAACATCAAATACTGGACGAtctaaaggaaagaaagaaagggactGCCAGGTGGAGGACCAGTATAAGGGCCCGAATTGGGCACGAAATTTGGAAACACAATGTGGAGAAGTGTGATGTttagataaaagaaacaaatagcaGGATTTTGCCGAAACTTCCGAAAGAGGGGAGACCTCCAGGCCTGAGAAAGTACCAATGACCAAGGAGGCACGTGAAGCACAGAAAGCCCCCTCTAGGGAGCGCCAGGCAAGGAGTAGGG
Protein-coding regions in this window:
- the LOC136901161 gene encoding uncharacterized protein, yielding MVPMPDSVSRELNTAIFKFFWKGKPDLVSRSTIAQHPFLGGLSVVSIGSKAQALLAQWVKRWSLNPGPWSTLMSFWFTSLFRSSPFEVFSCPFAFAPERLPPFYHALLLAWRSLEGAFCASRASLVIGTFSGLEVSPLSEVSAKSCYLFLLSKHHTSPHCVSKFRAQFGPLYWSSTWQSLSFFPLDRPVFDVAWKIGHGVLYTADRLVSFGYNVPPLCLCGLASETLPHLFFACPLAQSVLSWLQSLMVTASPLCPSLLCRHVLFGFSPDELHCVPRIFVYLLNVCKFYIWHARNDFRFRDVPPSALDLIASVRARVRFHLPLFFRRFHSIRRRRYFLRQWCARGVIASLQQDRLLIHL